Proteins found in one Nocardia brasiliensis ATCC 700358 genomic segment:
- a CDS encoding helix-turn-helix domain-containing protein yields MRAHCGVSLLRAHRIAYGFTLVDVAQQLQELVKTESPCRGLSHQSVSRWETGLDMPSYQFLDALCRLYRTRPDRLGFGHDYTDDEPERRIVLPAVVRGGPTAWEILRALESSLELCGYLVYVLPPSEYIPARMRDLAQVQQLQLTDHSADMHRRLHRIEAILAGLIAFRMNDVADLHDTFMWFYKARRAARLAGDREVEAWLHGHMAHTHECYRHALDQGLAMARAAQASGGAGPDSAMVFGLLAEAGIQARIGRRREAIEGVQAAERMFANLPSDVKSDDNLGISEYILRWHQSHALSSIGDWRAAEELRQRMLSLPMADKDQVGRSLLDLDMAAMRTRQGDPEHARALIRQVWQTLPAELRVGQVRRHISQQIVALPAPMRNNLLEP; encoded by the coding sequence GTGCGCGCGCATTGCGGGGTGTCGTTGCTGCGCGCGCATCGCATCGCCTACGGATTCACGCTCGTCGATGTCGCGCAGCAATTGCAGGAACTCGTCAAAACCGAATCACCGTGTCGCGGGTTGTCCCATCAGAGCGTGTCCCGCTGGGAGACCGGGCTGGACATGCCGTCGTATCAGTTCCTCGACGCGCTGTGCCGGCTGTACCGCACTCGGCCGGACCGGCTCGGTTTCGGCCACGACTACACCGACGACGAACCCGAGCGCCGAATCGTGTTGCCCGCGGTGGTCCGAGGCGGGCCGACGGCGTGGGAGATCCTGCGCGCCTTGGAATCCAGCCTCGAACTCTGCGGGTATCTGGTCTATGTGCTGCCGCCCTCGGAGTACATTCCGGCGCGCATGCGGGATCTGGCGCAGGTCCAGCAGCTGCAGCTGACCGACCACTCGGCCGACATGCACCGGCGGTTACATCGGATCGAGGCAATTCTGGCCGGGCTCATCGCCTTTCGGATGAACGACGTCGCCGATCTGCACGACACGTTCATGTGGTTCTACAAGGCGCGCCGCGCCGCGCGCCTGGCCGGTGACCGGGAAGTGGAGGCATGGCTGCACGGACATATGGCACACACGCACGAGTGTTACCGCCACGCACTCGATCAGGGCTTGGCCATGGCGCGTGCGGCGCAGGCGTCCGGCGGTGCGGGCCCGGATTCGGCCATGGTCTTCGGGTTGCTCGCCGAGGCGGGAATCCAGGCCCGGATCGGCCGGCGCCGGGAGGCGATCGAAGGGGTGCAGGCCGCCGAGCGGATGTTCGCGAACCTGCCGTCCGACGTGAAATCCGATGACAATCTAGGCATTTCGGAATACATCCTGCGCTGGCATCAGTCGCACGCGTTGAGTTCGATCGGCGACTGGCGCGCGGCGGAGGAACTGCGGCAGCGGATGCTCAGCCTGCCGATGGCCGACAAGGATCAGGTCGGGCGCTCGCTGCTCGACCTGGACATGGCGGCGATGCGCACCCGGCAGGGCGACCCGGAGCACGCCCGCGCACTGATCCGGCAGGTCTGGCAGACGCTGCCCGCTGAACTGCGGGTCGGCCAGGTCCGCCGGCACATCTCGCAGCAGATCGTCGCTTTACCCGCGCCGATGCGAAACAATCTGCTGGAGCCATGA
- a CDS encoding DMT family transporter, translated as MILLTASFAMLTVFSRYLDTGFTVAQQVYLRAGVAFGIAAVVFGRWIRWRVILHAGAREWSVIVVRTVLLYVFGTTLFAKAATMTTVGNISFIAALPLVAALGLVLRRVPVTAVRVFFVSGSAIGVAILSGFGMSWGSGKQGDVIALVAMVAISLSYLGRDWHSGTLNNYEITALTVGVGALGVALTSLCQWEGLPRLPSDVSPGMLWTAIGIAGGLSVLNVFLMNFAFERVDPVQGGNLLTLECVWGLLFGLIFFGQVPTWAGIAGGVLIVLCAVGLNIADGRAPADAQRSESIPVQVEQRELEPPDSVQWTPLPTGPEPLRDDELPQYAGVVGPVLPGSGANPEQR; from the coding sequence TTGATCTTGCTGACCGCGTCGTTCGCCATGCTCACCGTGTTCTCGCGGTATCTCGACACCGGTTTCACTGTCGCCCAACAAGTTTACCTACGCGCCGGTGTCGCGTTCGGGATCGCGGCGGTCGTTTTCGGCCGCTGGATCCGATGGCGGGTGATACTCCACGCAGGTGCCCGGGAATGGTCGGTGATCGTGGTGCGCACCGTCCTGCTCTATGTCTTCGGGACGACGTTGTTCGCGAAGGCGGCGACGATGACGACCGTCGGCAACATCTCGTTCATCGCCGCGCTACCGCTGGTCGCGGCACTCGGATTGGTGTTGCGCCGAGTGCCCGTGACCGCGGTCCGGGTGTTTTTCGTCAGCGGGTCCGCGATCGGGGTCGCCATCCTGTCCGGCTTCGGCATGAGCTGGGGCTCCGGCAAGCAGGGCGACGTGATCGCCTTGGTCGCGATGGTCGCGATATCGCTGAGCTATCTGGGCCGTGACTGGCACAGCGGAACCCTGAACAACTACGAGATCACCGCGTTGACCGTCGGTGTCGGTGCACTGGGTGTCGCATTGACCTCATTGTGCCAATGGGAAGGTCTGCCGCGGCTGCCGTCGGATGTTTCCCCGGGGATGCTGTGGACCGCGATCGGGATCGCGGGCGGGCTCAGCGTGCTCAACGTCTTCCTGATGAACTTCGCCTTCGAGCGGGTGGATCCGGTGCAGGGCGGCAATCTGCTGACCCTGGAATGCGTGTGGGGCCTGCTGTTCGGGTTGATCTTCTTCGGTCAGGTGCCGACCTGGGCCGGGATCGCGGGCGGGGTGCTGATCGTCCTGTGCGCGGTGGGGCTCAATATCGCCGACGGGCGCGCACCCGCCGACGCGCAACGCAGCGAGTCGATTCCGGTCCAAGTGGAGCAGCGGGAACTCGAACCGCCGGATTCGGTGCAGTGGACGCCTCTACCGACCGGTCCGGAACCGCTGCGAGACGACGAGTTGCCGCAGTACGCCGGTGTCGTCGGGCCCGTGTTGCCGGGGTCCGGTGCGAATCCGGAACAGCGCTGA
- a CDS encoding ESX secretion-associated protein EspG, with amino-acid sequence MAEWSWEPDDFASLWYSEAHDRLPSPLRYTSRFALRDEFAAHRRTVRGRYSADELEEIQLALHTVSSSELRIEILGGTSRHKNSTGPGDFREYRIIGARNPYRAVTLMQAGTETEHGPIRVRMFRPEALPARVVQSIPSCPPGSAAPATFHPDDIGRRRNGYFEDVARQTPREQYQRLLGRPADGGGTAVLVAAPWHTGAEPWQVLQWHDITDDGRYTETRGSHIAVRPATPADLTAQFTTWIERSLKRLADAHDAW; translated from the coding sequence ATGGCTGAGTGGAGTTGGGAGCCGGACGATTTCGCGTCGCTCTGGTACTCCGAGGCGCATGACCGGTTGCCCAGCCCGCTGCGCTACACCAGCCGGTTCGCCCTGCGGGACGAGTTCGCGGCGCACCGGCGCACGGTCCGCGGCCGCTACTCCGCCGACGAGCTGGAGGAGATCCAGCTGGCCTTGCACACAGTGAGCAGCTCGGAGTTGCGGATCGAAATCCTCGGTGGCACAAGCAGACACAAGAACAGCACCGGGCCGGGAGATTTCCGGGAGTATCGGATCATCGGCGCGCGCAACCCGTATCGCGCGGTCACGTTGATGCAGGCGGGGACGGAAACCGAGCACGGTCCGATCCGCGTGCGCATGTTCCGTCCGGAGGCGTTGCCCGCCCGGGTGGTTCAGTCGATCCCGTCGTGTCCGCCGGGCAGCGCCGCGCCGGCCACGTTCCATCCGGACGATATCGGCCGGCGCCGCAACGGCTATTTCGAGGATGTCGCCCGCCAAACCCCGCGGGAGCAGTACCAGCGTCTGCTCGGGCGCCCCGCCGACGGGGGCGGCACCGCCGTCCTCGTCGCCGCGCCCTGGCACACCGGTGCCGAGCCGTGGCAGGTGTTGCAGTGGCACGACATCACCGATGACGGCCGCTACACCGAAACCCGCGGCTCGCACATCGCGGTCCGACCGGCGACCCCGGCGGACCTCACCGCACAGTTCACCACCTGGATCGAGCGGTCTCTCAAACGTTTGGCGGACGCACACGACGCCTGGTAG
- a CDS encoding WXG100 family type VII secretion target, with product MSGYEPPRIPGGGEHTDSWDHPEIKDAFDPLDTTEAINQAERYWQMHQLWEQGVDTFARSIQNSIAQAWSGPAAEASKKSIQDYTTDALTLTSSLAELHTRVRDAATAIVNTKKAIPDPVIITWTSWLWPPNRKDLQSDQSEETQKARVAMNEHYVKPFSQIDGKIPVLPTPTSPTKAVDIPAPPPGGYNAENTSSGQPSQSITPGTDPGSTNSAVPGDTNGDGKPDEPGTTEPQTDPSKTGEQTNPASTTSPSSTQTPSSTAPSTQSPSTTDPAKTVPAGTGTPYTPGTPGTPGSPRTSGTPGSPGSPSTTPQPGRSIPGTGIPTTSGTSPTPAAAAATAARGAAGASGMGVPGAGARGKSEDDEEHKIPDYLITQENTDELLGEFPKTVPGGVIGGDIPT from the coding sequence ATGAGCGGATATGAACCCCCACGGATTCCAGGCGGTGGCGAACATACCGACAGTTGGGATCATCCGGAGATCAAGGACGCCTTCGATCCGCTGGACACGACCGAAGCGATCAACCAGGCCGAAAGGTACTGGCAGATGCACCAACTCTGGGAACAGGGCGTAGATACTTTTGCTCGCTCGATCCAGAACTCCATCGCCCAGGCATGGTCCGGTCCTGCGGCCGAGGCGTCGAAGAAGTCGATCCAGGACTATACGACCGATGCCCTTACGCTGACGTCCTCCCTTGCCGAGCTGCATACCCGCGTCCGCGATGCCGCGACCGCAATCGTGAACACCAAGAAGGCGATTCCTGATCCGGTGATCATCACGTGGACGTCGTGGCTGTGGCCGCCGAACCGCAAGGACTTGCAGAGCGATCAGTCGGAAGAGACGCAGAAGGCACGCGTCGCAATGAACGAGCATTACGTGAAGCCGTTCAGCCAGATCGACGGCAAGATCCCCGTGCTGCCGACCCCCACCAGCCCCACGAAGGCGGTCGACATCCCGGCCCCTCCCCCTGGCGGCTACAACGCGGAGAACACGAGCAGCGGGCAACCTTCGCAGTCCATAACTCCTGGTACTGATCCTGGTTCGACGAACTCCGCGGTTCCGGGCGATACGAACGGTGACGGGAAGCCCGACGAACCGGGGACTACCGAGCCGCAGACCGATCCGTCGAAGACCGGGGAGCAGACGAACCCGGCTTCGACCACTTCCCCGAGCAGCACGCAGACGCCGTCCAGCACCGCACCGTCGACGCAAAGCCCGAGCACCACGGACCCGGCGAAGACCGTCCCGGCAGGTACCGGCACGCCGTACACCCCGGGCACCCCAGGCACCCCAGGCAGCCCGCGCACCTCGGGTACCCCCGGCTCCCCTGGTTCACCGAGCACCACACCTCAACCAGGCCGCAGCATCCCGGGCACCGGCATCCCCACCACCTCCGGCACCTCGCCCACCCCGGCCGCCGCTGCAGCGACCGCGGCGCGCGGAGCGGCAGGCGCATCCGGTATGGGCGTGCCCGGGGCGGGTGCTCGCGGCAAGTCGGAGGACGACGAGGAGCACAAGATCCCCGACTATCTGATCACGCAGGAGAACACCGACGAACTACTCGGCGAATTCCCGAAGACGGTGCCCGGCGGCGTGATCGGCGGCGACATTCCCACCTGA
- a CDS encoding DUF3558 domain-containing protein, with product MLGAVFVVGGCGPSEDGPAKTNGPSTSKATMAADVPSGFDACTDVPQSVLDSEKLLDKTPNDSNANGGIKWRGCLWAKTDGYAASIQTTNITIDMVRDKKFPDSREFDIGSRHAISTRQIDDHPDAACTVNVAMTGGSLELNLTNPPSGKATGHLNTCDLARGLAEKIAPAIPSTA from the coding sequence GTGCTGGGTGCGGTGTTCGTGGTGGGGGGATGTGGGCCTTCGGAGGATGGGCCGGCGAAGACGAACGGCCCGTCCACTTCGAAAGCCACGATGGCCGCCGACGTTCCGTCTGGCTTCGATGCCTGCACCGATGTCCCTCAGTCCGTGCTCGATTCCGAAAAGCTCCTGGACAAGACGCCCAACGATTCCAATGCCAACGGCGGCATCAAATGGCGCGGATGCCTCTGGGCGAAGACCGACGGGTATGCAGCAAGTATCCAAACAACCAATATCACCATAGATATGGTCCGCGATAAGAAGTTCCCCGATAGCCGCGAGTTCGACATCGGAAGTCGGCACGCGATATCTACACGGCAGATCGATGACCATCCGGATGCCGCGTGCACGGTCAATGTGGCGATGACGGGCGGGAGCCTCGAGCTCAATCTCACCAACCCACCATCAGGCAAAGCAACAGGACACCTCAACACGTGTGACCTGGCGCGTGGATTGGCAGAGAAAATTGCACCGGCAATCCCCAGCACTGCCTAA
- a CDS encoding helix-turn-helix domain-containing protein: MTPTGSTLSRRILARQLRELREKSGVTAEYARNSIGVAKQTLWRMETGQPVRLNPLFVERLCHVYGADEDVTGILLELAGETRRSEWWHAYGDAVPKHLGTFLGLEEAATRTISYHATLIPGLLQTSDYHRALLETGSPGLPEEAVEQQIELLGRRKFRLTSPADPLRVEVIVDECSLRRPIGGRTVMSAQLRHLARVGHLRNVSIRVIPLDTAYGGLAVGPFVILEFPSHPTAHLTEPPVVYLQGHLDSQYLEAADDVRRYQQTYDDLRRAALDETRSRALIKSIVKSIVVEYAT; this comes from the coding sequence GTGACCCCGACCGGATCCACCCTGTCCCGCCGCATTCTGGCACGTCAATTGCGCGAACTGCGCGAAAAGTCAGGCGTCACCGCCGAATACGCCCGAAATTCGATCGGTGTCGCGAAACAAACGCTGTGGCGGATGGAGACCGGGCAGCCGGTGCGGTTGAATCCATTGTTCGTCGAGCGGCTGTGCCACGTGTACGGGGCGGACGAAGACGTCACCGGGATACTGCTCGAACTCGCCGGGGAAACACGGCGCAGCGAATGGTGGCATGCCTACGGCGACGCCGTCCCGAAGCATCTCGGCACATTCCTCGGCCTGGAAGAGGCGGCGACACGGACCATTTCCTACCACGCGACATTGATCCCCGGCCTGCTGCAAACCTCGGACTACCACCGCGCGCTGCTCGAGACGGGCTCGCCCGGCCTGCCCGAAGAAGCGGTCGAACAGCAGATCGAACTGCTCGGCCGCCGGAAGTTCCGGCTGACCAGCCCCGCCGACCCGCTGCGCGTGGAGGTGATCGTCGACGAGTGCAGCCTGCGGCGCCCGATCGGCGGGCGGACCGTGATGTCGGCTCAACTGCGGCACCTCGCCCGGGTCGGACACCTACGCAACGTCTCCATCCGCGTGATCCCGCTCGACACCGCCTACGGCGGACTGGCCGTCGGCCCCTTCGTGATCCTCGAATTCCCCAGCCACCCAACGGCGCATCTCACCGAACCACCGGTCGTCTACCTGCAAGGGCACCTCGACTCGCAGTACCTCGAAGCAGCCGACGATGTGCGGCGATACCAGCAGACCTACGACGACCTGCGGCGCGCCGCGCTCGACGAGACGCGCAGCCGGGCACTCATCAAATCAATCGTGAAATCGATCGTGGTGGAGTATGCGACCTGA
- a CDS encoding DUF4254 domain-containing protein — protein MSEVRDATAATDCSGVQLGNQLGNSQLPTRSEVLQACRDPASNGHPLLRAAGELTALHRRRLILARRITGEIDEYRAQQVRAIDRWVAPRLPVAHGGAYLHTETIGAVLDRLARLTACAEDALAAESDWDIWFAWERLAELAVGYEDLVAELATGRRRLPSGS, from the coding sequence ATGAGCGAGGTGCGGGACGCCACCGCGGCGACCGACTGCTCGGGCGTGCAACTGGGGAACCAACTGGGGAACAGCCAGCTGCCCACGAGAAGTGAAGTGCTGCAAGCTTGTCGGGATCCCGCGAGCAACGGCCACCCGTTGCTGCGTGCCGCCGGGGAGTTGACCGCGCTGCATCGGCGTAGATTGATCTTGGCACGCCGAATCACCGGGGAGATCGATGAATACCGTGCTCAGCAGGTCCGCGCCATCGATCGGTGGGTCGCGCCCCGGCTGCCGGTCGCGCACGGCGGCGCCTACCTGCACACCGAGACGATCGGCGCCGTACTCGACCGGTTGGCCCGGCTCACCGCATGTGCCGAAGACGCGCTGGCCGCCGAATCCGATTGGGACATCTGGTTCGCGTGGGAGCGGCTGGCCGAGTTGGCGGTCGGCTACGAAGATCTCGTCGCCGAACTCGCGACCGGCCGGCGTCGCCTGCCGAGCGGATCCTGA
- a CDS encoding DUF6301 family protein has translation MTGWAKFTEGLVEHLATLPVGVVVIISEDEARQERCRSAQFRQLDDMIWAELVGDSWLEPEFRAGARGRLIGEAGWRQPDADHCDNWWFELPWPAGSSDYERLAARITAGLRDGFGIPEPGKLIYRTWNEREGNRKVELPLLGIAYGEPTAAASTDALPCEQRVMGDDDIVDLANKLYSLQWPWRMDYLVMLLDVFRWRDPMIRSPDWVRFDAGLGSGTCDVIGRAGNAERIEVAVTTLFPDDAEGWAGIDDAFARMSSTLIAALGEPTARIDGRFPEIRWGGAENTLRLTNLAVMVHLDLVINEWLAEFDVAH, from the coding sequence ATGACCGGTTGGGCGAAGTTCACCGAGGGGCTCGTTGAGCACCTGGCCACGCTGCCGGTCGGCGTCGTTGTCATCATCAGTGAGGACGAGGCGCGGCAGGAACGGTGCCGGTCCGCTCAGTTCCGCCAGCTCGACGACATGATTTGGGCGGAGTTGGTGGGTGATAGTTGGTTGGAGCCCGAGTTTCGTGCTGGTGCGAGGGGACGTCTTATCGGCGAGGCCGGTTGGCGGCAGCCGGATGCCGATCATTGTGACAACTGGTGGTTCGAACTGCCGTGGCCGGCCGGGTCGAGCGACTACGAACGTCTCGCGGCCAGGATCACGGCCGGGCTGCGCGATGGGTTCGGGATACCGGAGCCGGGAAAGCTGATCTACCGGACGTGGAACGAGCGTGAGGGCAATCGGAAAGTCGAATTGCCGCTCCTCGGCATCGCTTACGGTGAGCCGACAGCGGCTGCGAGTACCGATGCTCTGCCCTGCGAGCAGCGCGTGATGGGTGATGACGACATCGTCGATCTGGCGAACAAGCTGTATTCGTTGCAATGGCCGTGGCGGATGGACTACCTCGTCATGCTGCTGGACGTGTTCAGATGGCGGGATCCGATGATCAGATCGCCGGACTGGGTTCGGTTCGACGCCGGATTGGGTTCCGGCACTTGTGACGTGATCGGCCGAGCTGGGAACGCAGAGCGCATCGAGGTCGCCGTGACCACGCTCTTCCCTGACGATGCGGAGGGCTGGGCGGGAATCGACGACGCGTTCGCCCGGATGAGTTCCACCCTGATTGCCGCTCTCGGCGAGCCCACTGCCCGGATAGACGGCCGGTTTCCTGAAATCCGTTGGGGTGGTGCGGAAAACACATTGCGGCTGACCAACCTGGCGGTGATGGTCCACCTGGACCTGGTGATCAATGAATGGCTGGCGGAATTCGACGTGGCACACTGA
- a CDS encoding DUF6301 family protein yields the protein MTEWRASSDTEVVRLANRLRSLDWSWQMADVPQLAAAFGWNVQTVLPQSVMLDVGLGMASGGIQGRNGQAEIIEIGVAAGAARDAEGQALVRDTFARLASAITEALGSPTSRLPGEIPEIRWADTDFTLQLICFKTTVRLFLVTNTWLAVHDETVALQEQGLI from the coding sequence ATGACTGAGTGGCGAGCGTCGAGCGATACCGAGGTTGTCCGACTAGCCAACCGACTGCGCTCGTTGGACTGGTCATGGCAGATGGCGGACGTCCCTCAACTCGCCGCCGCCTTCGGCTGGAACGTTCAGACAGTGCTGCCACAGTCGGTAATGCTCGATGTCGGACTAGGGATGGCAAGCGGCGGAATCCAAGGACGCAATGGGCAAGCAGAGATCATCGAGATAGGTGTGGCAGCAGGTGCCGCCAGAGATGCCGAGGGTCAGGCTCTCGTGCGCGACACCTTCGCCCGCCTGGCATCTGCGATCACCGAAGCGCTGGGCAGTCCGACAAGCCGTCTCCCTGGGGAAATTCCCGAGATACGTTGGGCTGATACAGATTTCACCCTTCAACTGATCTGTTTCAAAACCACGGTCCGGCTGTTCCTGGTAACGAATACATGGCTCGCCGTCCACGATGAGACCGTGGCACTTCAGGAGCAGGGGTTGATATGA
- a CDS encoding WXG100 family type VII secretion target — MTNFRVDPDALRATRTEFVSVADQITSAAQKLRQVIEAEGECWGSDKIGQSFAKNYTPGVPKALAGVDGLGKAMSTLGDKMVATANELQNRDQINAAQLNQNNP, encoded by the coding sequence GTGACGAACTTCCGTGTCGACCCGGACGCCCTGCGCGCGACGCGCACCGAATTCGTCAGTGTCGCCGACCAGATCACCAGTGCCGCACAGAAACTGCGCCAAGTGATCGAGGCCGAGGGTGAGTGCTGGGGGTCCGACAAAATCGGCCAGAGTTTTGCCAAGAACTACACCCCCGGTGTGCCGAAGGCCCTCGCGGGCGTCGACGGCCTCGGCAAGGCGATGAGCACGCTCGGCGACAAGATGGTCGCGACCGCGAACGAACTGCAGAACCGCGATCAGATCAACGCGGCCCAGCTGAACCAGAACAACCCCTGA
- a CDS encoding YbaB/EbfC family nucleoid-associated protein, whose amino-acid sequence MDDGRRDDARTRNDELRDQIDSLLGTFEQQQRDLAEAQSTLAATTVTAWSSDNLVRVVSNAAGVPTEVHVEPTAFKRSTPAKLGQSITEAVQAAARQALAATQQAIAPMQQAAAGLPDLSDLVPGAPSIRHLVDTMFPEPAIAPQEPPAPPEDEDEYYRNRSYLQDRP is encoded by the coding sequence GTGGATGACGGACGCCGCGACGACGCGCGCACACGCAATGACGAACTACGTGACCAGATCGATTCCCTACTGGGCACTTTCGAGCAGCAGCAACGAGATCTGGCCGAAGCGCAGTCCACGCTGGCGGCCACCACGGTGACGGCGTGGTCCTCGGACAATCTGGTTCGTGTGGTGAGCAACGCCGCGGGAGTTCCCACCGAGGTCCACGTCGAACCCACCGCGTTCAAGCGGTCCACCCCGGCGAAATTGGGCCAGTCCATTACGGAGGCGGTCCAGGCCGCCGCACGACAAGCGCTGGCAGCGACGCAGCAGGCGATAGCTCCGATGCAGCAGGCCGCCGCCGGCCTTCCCGATCTGTCCGATCTCGTTCCGGGCGCACCGAGTATTCGTCACCTGGTCGACACGATGTTTCCAGAGCCCGCCATCGCGCCGCAGGAGCCGCCCGCGCCGCCGGAAGACGAGGACGAGTACTACCGCAACCGGTCCTATCTGCAGGACCGCCCGTGA
- the hrcA gene encoding heat-inducible transcriptional repressor HrcA: protein MSSTEDRRFEVLRAIVADYVATKEPIGSKSLVERHNLGVSSATVRNDMAVLEAEGYITQPHTSSGRIPTDKGYRQFVDRIAEVKPLSGAERRAIMEFLESGVDLDDVLRRGVRLLAQLTRQVAVVQYPSVSVSTVRHIEVVALNPARLLLVVITDTGRVDQRLVELGALIDDEDLAALRGMLGGAMDGKRLAAASAAVAELPERAPLRLRDVLIRVSTVLVETLVEHPEERLVLGGTANLTRNAADFGFPGSLRDVLEALEEQVIVLKLLAAAQQPGTVTVRIGEETQVEQMRGTSVVSTGYGTASTILGGMGVLGPTRMDYPGTIASVAAVARYIGEVLAER from the coding sequence ATGTCGAGCACCGAGGACAGGCGCTTCGAGGTCCTACGCGCGATCGTCGCGGACTACGTGGCGACGAAGGAGCCGATCGGGTCGAAGAGCCTGGTCGAGCGGCACAATCTGGGCGTTTCCAGTGCGACGGTGCGCAACGATATGGCGGTGCTGGAGGCGGAGGGCTACATCACGCAGCCGCACACCAGCTCGGGCCGGATTCCGACGGACAAGGGCTATCGGCAGTTCGTGGACCGGATCGCGGAGGTGAAGCCGCTGTCGGGCGCGGAGCGCCGGGCGATCATGGAGTTCCTGGAGTCGGGCGTCGATCTGGACGATGTGCTGCGTCGCGGGGTGCGGCTGCTGGCGCAGCTGACCAGGCAGGTCGCGGTGGTGCAGTATCCGTCGGTGTCGGTGTCTACGGTGCGGCATATCGAGGTGGTCGCGTTGAATCCGGCGCGGCTGTTGCTCGTGGTGATCACCGACACGGGGCGGGTCGATCAGCGTCTGGTGGAGTTGGGCGCGTTGATCGATGACGAGGACTTGGCCGCGTTGCGCGGCATGCTCGGCGGGGCGATGGACGGCAAGCGGCTGGCCGCGGCGTCGGCCGCGGTGGCGGAGTTGCCCGAGCGGGCGCCGCTGCGTCTGCGGGACGTACTGATCCGGGTGTCGACGGTGCTGGTGGAGACGCTGGTGGAGCATCCGGAGGAACGTCTGGTGCTCGGCGGCACGGCGAACCTGACCCGCAACGCGGCGGACTTCGGGTTCCCGGGCTCGCTGCGTGACGTGCTCGAGGCGCTCGAAGAACAGGTGATTGTGCTCAAACTGCTCGCGGCCGCGCAGCAGCCCGGCACCGTGACCGTGCGGATCGGCGAGGAGACGCAGGTCGAGCAGATGCGCGGCACCTCGGTGGTGTCGACGGGCTACGGCACGGCGAGCACCATTCTGGGCGGCATGGGTGTGCTCGGTCCCACGCGGATGGACTACCCGGGCACGATCGCTTCGGTCGCGGCCGTCGCCCGCTATATCGGTGAGGTCCTCGCCGAACGCTGA